DNA sequence from the Deltaproteobacteria bacterium genome:
TGCGGCCCGCGGAACACGAACGCCTCGCCCGCCAGGTTCCCCGCCGCGTACTTGCGGCGATGCCTGCGGAGCTGCGCCTTGCCGGGGACCAGCCGAAGCGGCTCGGCCTTGCCTTTGGACCAGGCCAGGACTTCTCCATCGCGCAGCTCCACGGCTTCCATCCGACCGAAGGGCCGGAGCGTCCGCTCCGGCTTCTTGCCCACCGCGAGCGCCATGTCGACGGCCTCGAGCATCGCCGATGACACCTGTTCCGGGTGCACGGTGATCATCAGGACGCCGCCGAGGTCGCGCGGCAGCGTGAGCGGCGCAGGTTGCCAGGAAGCGGGAAAGAGATGGTGGGCCTCGTCGATGACGATCCAGTGGGGGCGGCCCGTGCGCGTGCGCATCTCCTGCAGCCGCGGCAGGAGCGCCGCGAAGAACGATGGCCGGTCGTGCAGCGGAACGGCGACGAGGCTGACTCCGACGTGCACGGTCGGCTTGGCGAGGAGGTCGACGACCTCGCCCACGGTCGGAGGCCGTTCGGAGGTCCCGATGCTCACCACGCCTTCGAAGCCTTCGTAGTCGCCTTCTGGATCGACGATGCAGCACTGGTAGCCCGCGCACATCAGGCGCTCGATGAAGCCTGTGGCGGCAGTGGTCTTGCCGCTGCCGGAGGGGCCGGCGATCAGCAGGCGCCGGCCGGCCGGAGCGATGTGCGTCGCCGTCCCGTCGCGCCGGTTTCCCAGCAGCAGCGCGTGACGCGCGACCACGACGGAGCGAAGGTCGTCCTCCAGGATACGGCCGATCAGCTCTTCAACGCCGGCGCCGCGCGCCCCACGTGTGACCAGATCGGCGCGGTCCTTGAGCACGTCGAGCGCATTGGCGACGGCCACGCCGCACTCGCTCGCGGCGAGCATCGCGTGGTCATTCTCGGCGTCCCCGACGGCAACGGTATTGCGCATCGACAAGCCCAGCTCGGAAAGCGCGGTGGCGAGGCCCGTCTGCTTGTTCACGCCCGAAGGCAACAGCATCACCGCGCCCTTG
Encoded proteins:
- a CDS encoding phosphoglycolate phosphatase: KGAVMLLPSGVNKQTGLATALSELGLSMRNTVAVGDAENDHAMLAASECGVAVANALDVLKDRADLVTRGARGAGVEELIGRILEDDLRSVVVARHALLLGNRRDGTATHIAPAGRRLLIAGPSGSGKTTAATGFIERLMCAGYQCCIVDPEGDYEGFEGVVSIGTSERPPTVGEVVDLLAKPTVHVGVSLVAVPLHDRPSFFAALLPRLQEMRTRTGRPHWIVIDEAHHLFPASWQPAPLTLPRDLGGVLMITVHPEQVSSAMLEAVDMALAVGKKPERTLRPFGRMEAVELRDGEVLAWSKGKAEPLRLVPGKAQLRRHRRKYAAGNLAGEAFVFRGPQGKLKLRAQNLGIFLQMAEGVDDETWMHHLGQRDYSKWFRTVIKDDGLAADAEQIEGNGGLESRKRIRDAIEKRYTLPE